From one Aspergillus fumigatus Af293 chromosome 8, whole genome shotgun sequence genomic stretch:
- a CDS encoding sugar porter family MFS transporter, with protein MICPFGALQVSRSSPDSRIPGFLTDWPIVTSCGMSYSACPAIWAPSPDFRWNLAWRCRCQGRTGVVYNVLVHSTDVTSTASPGQRTLTSGTMYRISNIYVLAAFGTIGGALFGFDVSSMSAWIGTHQYLDYFNSPDSNLQGGITASMSAGSFAGAIAAGFISDRIGRRLSLLVASLVWITGAVIQCSAQNVAHLVAGRVISGLSVGITSSQVCVYLAELAPARIRGRIVGIQQWAIEWGILIMYLVSYGCSEGVHSPAAFRIAWGVQAVPGLILAVALLFFPESPRWLASKERWEESLDTLALLHGHGDRNHPEVQVEWEEVQEAVRIAREAKDVSLFSLLGPRVWKRTMCGVSVQVWQQLLGGNVAMYYVVYIFQMANMPGDTVLYSSAIQYVIFLVTTGVILPYIDRIGRRLLLLSGSIICMALHYAIAGIMATYGNPVDEIDGNKNLRWEIKGAPGKGVIACSYIFVGIYGLTWAPAAWIYASEVFPLKYRAKGVGLSAAGNWIFNFALAYFVAPAFTNIKWKTYIIFGVFCTVMTFHVFFMYPETARRSLEEIDMMFDSKVKAWQSHKVHDKFGEEIEKHRQQSVVEAEKPVESVHAEVV; from the exons ATGATTTGTCCGTTCGGTGCTCTCCAAGTCTCCAGGTCCTCCCCGGACTCCCGCATTCCCGGCTTTCTCACAGATTGGCCGATCGTTACTTCTTGCGGGATGTCTTACTCGGCCTGTCCTGCGATATGGGCACCATCCCCGGACTTCAGGTGGAACCTGGCCTGGAGATGCCGTTGTCAGGGCCGGACGGGAGTCGTATATAATGTGCTGGTGCACTCGACTGATGTTACTTCGACGGCTTCTCCAGGTCAGCGCACACTTACGTCTGGCACGATGTATCGGATTTCCAACATATACG TCCTGGCCGCCTTTGGCACCATCGGGGGTGCTCTGTTCGGGTTCGATGTGAG CTCCATGAGTGCGTGGATAGGCACACACCAGTACCTCGACTACTTTAACTCTCCCGACTCGAACTTGCAAGGAGGC ATCACTGCTTCCATGTCTGCTGGATCCTTCGCCGGTGCAATTGCGGCTGGTTTCATCTCCGACCGCATTGGACGTCGCCTATCCCTGCTCGTAGCCTCGCTCGTCTGGATCACCGGGGCGGTCATCCAATGTAGCGCACAGAATGTGGCACACCTAGTCGCCGGTCGCGTCATTAGCGGTCTTTCAG TGGGCATCACCTCGTCTCAGGTCTGCGTCTACCTCGCTGAACTGGCTCCAGCCCGTATCCGTGGCCGAATCGTCGGCATCCAGCAGTGGGCCATCGAATGGGGTATCCTGATTATGTACCTGGTCTCCTACGGTTGCTCCGAGGGCGTACACTCTCCTGCTGCTTTCCGTATTGCCTGGGGTGTCCAAGCCGTTCCCGGTCTCATCCTGGCGGTTGCcctgctcttctttcccgAGTCCCCTCGCTGGCTGGCTAGCAAGGAGCGATGGGAGGAAAGTCTGGATACGCTGGCCCTGCTACATGGGCACGGCGACCGCAACCACCCCGAGGTGCAGGTCGAATGGGAGGAAGTCCAGGAAGCCGTGCGGATCGCACGGGAGGCGAAAGATGTTTCCCTCTTCTCACTGTTAGGTCCACGGGTGTGGAAGCGGACGATGTGCGGTGTTAGTGTCCAGGTGTGGCAGCAGCTACTCGGTGGGAATGTGGCCATGTACTATGTGGTCTATATCTTCCAGATGGCCAATATG CCCGGTGACACCGTGCTCTACTCGTCGGCCATTCAGTatgtcatcttcctcgtcaccaCTGGCGTCATTCTGCCATACATCGACCGTATCGGCCGTCGACTGCTGCTTCTCTCCGGGTCGATCATCTGCATGGCCCTGCACTATGCCATTGCCGGTATCATGGCCACCTACGGCAACCCGGTCGACGAGATCGACGGCAACAAGAACCTGCGCTGGGAGATCAAGGGTGCGCCGGGAAAGGGCGTCATCGCCTGTTCCTATATCTTTGTGGGCATATATGGCCTGACATGG GCCCCCGCTGCCTGGATCTACGCCTCCGAAGTCTTCCCTCTCAAATACCGCGCAAAGGGCGTCGGTCTCTCCGCAGCCGGCAACTGGATCTTCAACTTTGCGCTCGCCTATTTCGTGGCGCCCGCCTTCACCAACATCAAGTGGAAGACGTACATCATCTTTGGGGTTTTCTGCACGGTCATGACCTTCCATGTGTTCTTCATGTACCCCGAGACCGCCAGGAGATccctggaggagattgatatGATGTTTGATTCGAAAGTCAAAGCGTGGCAGTCGCACAAGGTTCATGATAAGTTtggcgaggagatcgagaagcaTCGCCAGCAGAGCGTGGTTGAGGCTGAGAAGCCTGTGGAATCTGTGCATGCTGAGGTTGTTTAA
- a CDS encoding spherulation-specific family 4 protein, whose amino-acid sequence MFLENYSRFLVGLLGCMALVQQGYSACIPSVSRPSTSKGNIMIPWYTYPAGGAWTSMEKLISSNPDVQFTIIINPDNGSGPTALPDENFLAAVPRLTAYSNALVIGYVRTDKGTRDISEVKKEIDTYEGWPSASGNPSFAVHGTFLDEAPSEYDAAAVEYFQQLASSIRGSNGLGPNNHVVMNPGTVPDAAYLGIPDTTVIFESPYSEFVRAVSSDQFQGIKGQDLSRFASMVYDVPDNVDLENLLSQLRAISSQTYLSNLNTYQAFDSVWTKVVSLLSA is encoded by the exons ATGTTCCTGGAGAACTATTCTCGCTTTTTGGTAGGCCTGTTGGGATGCATGGCCCTCGTCCAGCAAGGGTACAGCGCATGCATCCCTTCAGTCTCTAGACCCAGCACGTCGAAAGGAAACATCATGATCCCCTGGTATACGTACCCAGCGGGTGGAGCCTGGACATCTATGGAAAAATT GATCAGCTCCAACCCCGACGTCCAgttcaccatcatcatcaatcctGACAACGGTTCCGGCCCTACCGCCCTGCCGGACGAGAACTTCTTGGCCGCCGTCCCCAGGCTCACAGCATACAGCAACGCGTTGGTGATTGGCTACGTTCGTACTGACAAGGGGACCCGCGATATCTCGGAGGTCAAAAAGGAAATCGACACCTATGAGGGGTGGCCATCCGCCAGCGGAAACCCCTCCTTCGCAGTGCACGGCACCTTCTTGGACGAGGCACCCTCGGAGTATGATGCCGCCGCAGTCGAGTATTTCCAGCAATTGGCCTCGTCCATCCGTGGAAGCAATGGACTTGGTCCGAACAACCAT GTCGTGATGAATCCCGGCACTGTTCCTGATGCCGCCTACCTCGGGATCCCCGACACTACCGTCATCTTCGAGTCGCCGTACAGCGAATTCGTACGAGCGGTTTCATCCGACCAGTTTCAGGGAATCAAGGGCCAGGACCTCAGTCGCTTTGCGTCCATGGTCTACGATGTTCCCGACAACGTGGACCTCGAGAACTTGCTGTCTCAGCTGCGTGCCATTTCCAGCCAGACCTATCTCAGCAATCTCAACACCTACCAGGCTTTCGATTCAGTCTGGACCAAGGTGGTCTCTCTCCTGTCTGCGTAA
- the ugd2 gene encoding putative UDP-glucose dehydrogenase Ugd1: MPFFPLLVLLAGITLLISRRRYKAIADRESPRVIVEGHTYSESVGEGQSSTREGKIESIRSACIIGAGHVGALTAIVLASQNPQVQIHVVDDDPRLITAWNSDRLPVVEPGLDDLVFEDHAVASNIPKKQAGHQLETHQSDLRQPRIRKLRNITFSTNIHAGIAASEIIFLCLDPPLDHSCSDDETPGLDLTSLKSAIRAIAQVSSGHKIIVHRSTGPSGIVPRIKKMLKKTASPSASFEVLSNPEFLVPGSAIRDLLYPVRIIIGHIFSEDMSPEALTALKGLYSWIPEDRIVTMDAWSSELGKIAASAMLAQQTSSIQSLRAICESTNANITHIEQTVGALSTTGYGSSESILLRDVGCLVYLAQELGLPEVAEYWRAVLRMDAYHTRRLAQHITESVPAGTERRDVAILGFASKWNTIEIGDRSATRLVQELTRTGVKVDIYDPHVSKEQIERALGLVSGHLDAVTVVEDLHAACSGCGAVVLHTDWDEFKEDRLDWEKVAGKMESPKALCDPHGMLDWQRMEKLGFKVLRPGVNCANKLQA, translated from the exons ATGCCCTTCTTCCCGttgctggtgctgttggCCGGCATTACATTGCTGATTTCCCGTCGTCGATACAAGGCAATCGCCGACAGAGAAAGTCCCAGAGTCATTGTTGAAGGGCATACGTACTCCGAGAGTGTCGGAGAGGGACAATCTTCGACGCGCGAGGGGAAGATTGAATCCATTCGTAGTGCGTGTATCATCGGCGCTGGGCATGTCG GAGCATTGACGGCAATTGTTCTTGCGTCTCAGAATCCGCAGGTCCAAATCCATGTCGTTGATGACGATCCGCGTCTGATCACCGCCTGGAATTCGGATCGCTTGCCGGTCGTTGAACCTGGGCTGGATGACCTTGTTTTTGAGGACCACGCCGTGGCATCAAACATACCGAAGAAGCAAGCTGGTCACCAGCTTGAAACACATCAGTCAGATCTACGACAGCCGCGAATACGAAAACTGCGTAATATCACTTTCTCAACCAACATCCATGCCGGAATAGCAGCATCAgagatcatcttcctctGTTTGGACCCTCCCTTGGACCAC TCCTGCTCCGACGATGAGACTCCCGGTCTCGACCTGACCAGCCTGAAATCCGCCATCCGGGCCATCGCCCAAGTGTCAAGCGGACACAAAATCATTGTCCACCGGAGCACAGGACCAAGCGGAATTGTCCCCCGGATCAAGAAAATG CTCAAGAAAACCGCATCCCCATCCGCCTCCTTTGAAGTTCTCTCCAACCCCGAGTTCCTAGTCCCAGGAAGCGCCATCCGCGACCTTCTCTATCCAGTCCGGATCATAATCGGCCACATCTTCTCCGAGGATATGTCGCCCGAGGCACTAACCGCGCTGAAGGGCTTGTATTCTTGGATCCCCGAGGACCGCATAGTCACCATGGACGCCTGGTCATCCGAGTTGGGTAAGATCGCCGCGAGCGCAATGCTCGCGCAGCAGACAAGCAGCATCCAGTCTCTGCGGGCGATCTGCGAGTCGACGAATGCAAATATCACGCATATCGAGCAGACCGTTGGGGCACTTTCTACGACTGGATACGGGTCTTCTGAATCGATCTTGCTCAGGGACGTCGGGTGTCTGGTTTACTTAGCGCAGGAGCTGGGGTTGCCGGAGGTGGCGGAGTACTGGAGGGCGGTGCTGAGGATGGATGCGTATCACACACGGCGCCTTGCTCAACACATTACCGAGAGTGTACCTGCGGGAACAGAGCGGAGAGATGTCGCCATCCTTGGCTTCGCGAGCAAGTGGAACACGATCGAGATTGGGGATAGGAGCGCAACGCGGCTGGTGCAGGAACTGACAAGGACTGGTGTCAAGGTGGACATCTACGATCCGCATGTGTCAAAGGAACAGATCGAGAGAGCGCTAGGTCTTGTGAGCGGTCATTTGGATGCCGTCACGGTCGTGGAGGACCTGCACGCGGCGTGTTCTGGTTGCGGTGCGGTCGTCCTGCACACCGATTGGGACGAGTTCAAAGAGGATCGCCTAGACTGGGAGAAAGTTGCGGGGAAGATGGAGTCTCCAAAAGCGCTGTGTGACCCTCATGGGATGCTTGATTGGCAGcggatggagaagctggggtTCAAAGTACTCCGACCAGGAGTCAATTGTGCTAACAAGCTTCAAGCATGA
- the csn gene encoding glycoside hydrolase family 75 protein, whose translation MHFLATAAVLAGVGLASAYTVPANLQQIYNKHKTGTCQNKLQDGFSDGISGSRSFAYCGDIEGAIFLHSSANGGQYVNMDIDCDGANNSAGDCANDPSGQSMTAFMDTVKQYGISDLDANIHPYVVFGNSGSSPTFDPQQYGMEPLSVMAVVCNNQLFYGIWGDTNGGTSTGEASISLAKLCFPNDGITGDNGHGEEDVLYIGFMGQDAVPGASAAWTARDTKTFEESIKALGDRLVAKLSA comes from the exons ATGCACTTTCTTGCAACTGCCGCCGTTTTGGCTGGAGTGGGCCTGGCATCGGCCTATACTGTCCCAGCCAACCTGCAGCAAATTTACAATAAACACAAG ACCGGAACATGCCAGAACAAGCTGCAGGACGGCTTCTCCGACGGCATCAGCGGCTCCAGGTCCTTCGCCTACTGCGGCGATATTGAGGGGGCCATCTTCCTTCACAGCTCCGCAAACGGCGGCCAGTACGTTAACATGGACATCGACTGCGATGGAGCGAACAACAGTGCTGGCGACTGCGCCAATGACCCCTCCGGCCAGAGCATGACGGCGTTCATGGACACCGTGAAGCAGTACGGCATTTCGGATCTGGACGCCAATATCCATCCGTACGTGGTGTTTGGGAACTCGGGCAGCTCGCCGACCTTTGATCCTCAGCAGTATGGGATGGAGCCGTTAAGCGTGATGGCAGTGGTGTGCAATAACCAACTG TTTTACGGTATCTGGGGTGATACCAATGGTGGAACTTCTACCGGGGAGGCCTCCATCTCGCTGGCCAAGCTGTGCTTTCCCAATGACGGCATCACAGGGGATAACGGCCATGGGGAGGAGGATGTACTCTACATTGGTTTCATGGGACAGGACGCTGTCCCTGGCGCTAGTGCTGCCTGGACCGCTCGCGACACTAAGACTTTTGAGGAGAGTATCAAGGCCTTGGGTGATCGCCTTGTCGCTAAGCTTAGTGCGTAA